DNA sequence from the Vicia villosa cultivar HV-30 ecotype Madison, WI linkage group LG3, Vvil1.0, whole genome shotgun sequence genome:
aattcacagactgtgagtctcgttactccatgctcgaaaaaacatgttgtgctttggcctgggcttcaaaacgtctccgccagtacatgatcaacaatactacttggttaatctccaaaatggatccgatcaagtatgtctttgaaaagcctgccttaacaggaaggattgcccgatggcaaatgctgttatccgaatatgacattgaataccgtgctcaaaaagcggtcaaaggaagcattctcgccgatcacttggcacatcaaccaattaatgaatatcaatctctcaagtttgactttcctgatgaagatgtcttgtacttaaagatgaaagattgtgacgagccgttacctgaagaaggtcctgagcctggatcaagatggggcttaattttcgatggagcagtaaacgcttttggcaatggaattggggcaatcatcatcactcccaagggtactcatatcccgttctctgccagattgctatttgattgcaccaacaacatcgcagaatatgaagcttgtatcatgggtctcgaagaagccattgacttaaggatcaagatcctagacatatatggagattcagcccttgtgatcaaccaaatcaaagacaagtgggaaacttaccaccctggcttgattccttacagagattatgcaagacgtctgttgactttcttcaacaaggttgaattgcatcatatacctcgagatcagaatcgaatggcagacgccttagctactctatcttccatgttcaaagtcaatcattggaatgatatgcctacagtcagaatcacgcgccttgaaaggcccgcctatgtgtttgcaactgaagtggtcatcgatgataaaccgtggttccacgacatcaaacgcttccttcaaactcaagagtacccgcttggggcatcaaacaaagataagaaaactctaaggagacttgctggcagtttcttcctgaacggagatgtgctatacaaaagaaacttcgacatggttttgctcagatgcgtggacagacacgaagcagacatgttaatgcatgaagtgcatgaagggtcctttggaactcattcaaatgggcatgcaatgtccaaaaagatcttaagagcaggatactattggttgacaatggaatcagactgttacaaacacgtgaagagatgtcacaagtgccagatctatgcagataagatccatgtgccaccgactctactcaacgttctctcatctccgtggcctttctccatgtggggtatcgacatgattggaatgatcgaaccaaaagcttcaaacggtcatcgtttcatcttggtagccattgattacttcaccaaatgggtcgaagcagcatcttacgccaatgttacaagacaagtggttgtgaggtttatcaagaataacatcatttgccgatatggcattcccagcaagatcattactgacaatggttcaaacttgaataacaagatgatgaaagaattgtgtgaggaattcaagattgagcatcataactcttctccttacagaccaaaaatgaatggcgccgtcgaagccgctaacaagaacattaagaagatcgtccagaaaatggtcgtcacttacaaagactggcatgaaatgctgccatttgctttacatgggtaccgtacttcagtgcgtacttcaacaggggcaactcccttttctctagtatacggcatggaagctgtgctccccgtagaagttgaaataccatcaatgagagtcctcatggaaactaagttatcagaggctgaatggtgtcaaagcagatacgatcagttgaacttaatcgaagaaaaacgtatgactgctctatgccatggacagttataccaagcaaggatgaaacaagccttcaacaaaaaggttcgacctcgtgaatttcgtgaaggtgacctcgtgcttaagaagatattgtcttttcaaccagattctaggggcaaatggtctcctaattacgaaggcccgtatgttgtcaaaagaacattttctggcggcgccatgactcttgcaaccatggatggtgatgaactcccacatcctgtgaatgctgatgcagtcaagaaatactttgtctaaaaaatacaaaagaacagctcggtaagtcgaaaacccgcaaagggcgacttaggcaaaaatgagtgtctcggtggactgaaaacctgaaagggcagtccaggcaaaaattagagacaataaacagaaaaaattcatcctggtagattgaaaacctgaaagggcaatctaggcaaaaattagggatttatgacaaagtaactgcatcagtctgtacttcgtcacttgaagagtctgtacttcatcaaaggatcttcaaacaaatcattgccaatctgaagcaacaagcacagttggaactcaaagttgttaagggaatagtggttattgatttcaatgtagccttttccgcataaattaccatttccaacttttgtaaatactctatggaatcacgcctttagctgattaccatcctattaaataaatttgagccttgtgcccatttgtttgcaatctttaatttctttcagcttgcaaaatgacgctttaattgtgttattcacttttgaaacaaaaaaaaaaagaaaaa
Encoded proteins:
- the LOC131659269 gene encoding uncharacterized protein LOC131659269; this encodes MPAPKTEKQVRGFLGRLNYISIFISQMTATCGPIFKLLRKDQGVVWTEDCQKAFDSIKEYLLEPPILIPPVEGRPLIMYLTVLEESMGCMLGQQDETGKKEHAIYYLSKKFTDCESRYSMLEKTCCALAWASKRLRQYMINNTTWLISKMDPIKYVFEKPALTGRIARWQMLLSEYDIEYRAQKAVKGSILADHLAHQPINEYQSLKFDFPDEDVLYLKMKDCDEPLPEEGPEPGSRWGLIFDGAVNAFGNGIGAIIITPKGTHIPFSARLLFDCTNNIAEYEACIMGLEEAIDLRIKILDIYGDSALVINQIKDKWETYHPGLIPYRDYARRLLTFFNKVELHHIPRDQNRMADALATLSSMFKVNHWNDMPTVRITRLERPAYVFATEVVIDDKPWFHDIKRFLQTQEYPLGASNKDKKTLRRLAGSFFLNGDVLYKRNFDMVLLRCVDRHERLVWNLFKELACGFVIDERKCFIWIAWNLEQIQNYP